The Pantoea vagans genome contains the following window.
GGCTCTGGCCTATGACAACGCAGCGGGTGATTTAGTTATTGGCGGGATAGGTACCGTCAAAGCTACAACCGCGCTGGTGCTGGGCGAAAATATCCTTACCTGTGACAGCGAGCAGAGTATTAAAGACCGCTTCAGTAGTTATCAGGTATCAGGCATGCGCGCCGGAAACAACAATGATTTTGGCGAAGCAACCACAACAGCGATTCGCGGTACGGCCACTGATACTGGTATTGCCCGGTACAGGCCACTACTGGTCAGGCAGACCGGTAATGCTACATCAGCAACCTGCGCAGAGCGCAGCGAGTTCGAAATGCGCCAGCGAGCCGCCAAAACTGACGAGGTGACTTACACCGTTCAGGGATGGCATCAGGGAGACGGTAAGCTGTGGCAGCCCAACATGCTGGTGAACGTATTCGATCCCGTTCTGGGTTTTGATAACCGTGAAATGGTAATCGCGGAGGTTACCTATCAGCAGGATGACAACGGCACCATCAGTGAATTACGCGTTGGCCCTGCAGATGCTTATCTACCCGAGCCAGCCAAGCCCGGCAAGCGTAAGAAAAAAGCAGCAGCGGAGGATGATTTCTGATGGCTGGTCCACTTGATGCGATTAATCGCGCTATTTCAAATGTTCTCGCCCGCGCGGTATTACGCGGTATCGACACCGCCAGCAAATGCCAGATGCTGGAAATCAGCATGCCGGGCAATGAAGGAAAGAGCGATATAGAACATCTTGAGCCTTATGGGTTTACGTCAGCTGCACTGAGCGGCGCGGAGGCCATTGCGGCTTACTTCGATGGTGATCGCTCTCATGGTGTCGTGCTGGTGGTGGCGGACCGTCGCTATCGCCTCAAAGGATTACAGGGCGGCGAGGTCGCCATTTATGACGACCAATCCAAGTCAGTAACCCTGACCCGGTCAGGAATTGTTGTTGATGGTGGTGGGAAACTTATCACCCTCAAAAATGCCCCTAAAGCCCGTTTCGAAATGGACATTGAGGCCACCGGAAATATCACCGACAACTGTGATTCTGGTGGCGTTTCTATGGCCCAGATGCGTGTGACTTACAACGGTCATAAGCATAAAGAAAACGGCGATGGTGGCGGCACAACGGATGCAACCTTGCAACAAATGGGCGGATCATGATCCTTACGATAAATGGTAAGCAGCAGGCGGTGTACCAGTTGACTGACCCGCTTACCCGTGCGGTGGTCATCTCACTTTTCACCTGGAGAAAAGCAGGCAAAGACGATGCGCCTGAAGAGGTCAATGGCTGGTGGGGTGACACATACCCAACCGTACAGAATGACCGAATCGGTTCACGCCTTTATTTACTTAAGCGCTCAAAACTGACCAACCAGA
Protein-coding sequences here:
- a CDS encoding phage baseplate assembly protein; the protein is MNTTVLLRVNGREWGGWTSVRIAAGIERIARDFNVQITRSWPGDESQVSRRSRIKKGDKVEVLIGDDLVITGWVEATPVRYDANSISMGIVGRSKTADLVDCSATPSQYNGRSIVQVAADLAKPFSINVVDAGGVSGVLQGVQADQGESVMDVLNKMLGLQQALAYDNAAGDLVIGGIGTVKATTALVLGENILTCDSEQSIKDRFSSYQVSGMRAGNNNDFGEATTTAIRGTATDTGIARYRPLLVRQTGNATSATCAERSEFEMRQRAAKTDEVTYTVQGWHQGDGKLWQPNMLVNVFDPVLGFDNREMVIAEVTYQQDDNGTISELRVGPADAYLPEPAKPGKRKKKAAAEDDF
- a CDS encoding phage baseplate assembly protein domain-containing protein; the encoded protein is MAGPLDAINRAISNVLARAVLRGIDTASKCQMLEISMPGNEGKSDIEHLEPYGFTSAALSGAEAIAAYFDGDRSHGVVLVVADRRYRLKGLQGGEVAIYDDQSKSVTLTRSGIVVDGGGKLITLKNAPKARFEMDIEATGNITDNCDSGGVSMAQMRVTYNGHKHKENGDGGGTTDATLQQMGGS
- a CDS encoding phage GP46 family protein, translated to MILTINGKQQAVYQLTDPLTRAVVISLFTWRKAGKDDAPEEVNGWWGDTYPTVQNDRIGSRLYLLKRSKLTNQTPLKAREYITEALQWLTADGVASRVDVTAQRLGINAMSASAVIQKQDGTTLTLSFDDLWSELNG